The genomic DNA GGCATCGACTGTGCGCGGCCCGGCGGCAGCCGCGAAACGCTGGGCTGCGGCGCACTGCTGCTCGCCTGCAACGGCTTCGGCGGTAATTCGGAAATGGTCCGCACGCTGCTGCCCGAGATGGCCGAAGCCACCTTCGGCGGCCATGCCGGCAACGACGGCAGCGCGATCCTCTGGGGCGAAGCGCTGGGCGCACGCCTGCGCGACCTGGGCGGCTACCAGGGCCATGGCTCGTGGGTCACGCCGCAAGGCGCGCTGATGTCCTGGGCCGTGATGATGGAGGGCGGCGTACAGCTCAACCGCGAGGGGCGGCGCTTCCACGACGAGACGCAGGGCTACTCGGAAGCCGCCGTGCACGTGCTCGCGCAACCGGGCGGCATTGCATGGAACGTGTTCGACACGCCGCTGCTTGCACTGGCGCGGGGCTTTCCCGACTTCTGCGAGGCCGAAGCGGCAGGTGCGCTGCGCCGCTGCGAATCGGTGGCTGCGCTGGCGGATTGCATCGGCTGCGAGCCTTCCGCCTTGCAGGGCACGCTCGACGCCATGCGCGCCGGCACGCCGCCGCCCGATGGCCGCGTGTTCGCACGCGCACTCGAAGCGCCGTACTTCGCAGTCAAGGTCACGGGTGCGTTGTTCCACACCCAGGGCGGCCTCGACACCGCGCCCGACATGCGCGTGCTGCGGCACGACGGCACGCCCTTCGCCAACCTGTTCGCCGCCGGCGGCGCGGCGGGCGGCGTGTCGGGCGATGCGGTGTGGGGCTATCTCTCCGGCAACGGCTTGCTGAGCGCCGTGGCCGGCGGCTACATCGCGGCGCGCACGGCGGCCGCACTGATCCAATCGACGGAAGCATCCGCATGACGAATCCATCCTTCAAGACCCGGCTCGCGCGCAACGACATCGTGCTCGCACCCGGCGTGTACGACGCCCTCAGCGCCCTCGTGGCCGAGCAGGCCGGCTTCGAGGCGCTGTACCTCTCGGGCGCATCGATCGCCTACACGCGGCTCGGCCGCTCCGACATCGGCCTGACCACCTTCACCGAGGTGGCCGACACGCTCGCGCGCATCACCGAGCGCGTGAACCTGCCCGTGATCGTCGATGCCGACACGGGCTTCGGCAACGCGCTCAACACGCAGCGCACCGTGCGCGGATTCGAGCGCGCGGGCGCGGCGATGGTGCAGATCGAGGACCAGACCTTTCCCAAGCGCTGCGGCCACCTCGACGGCAAGACCGTGGTGCCCGAGCGCGAGATGGTCGGCAAGTTGAAAGCCGCGCTGGACGCGCGCACCTCGAGCGACACGCTGATCCTCGCGCGCACCGATGCGGTCGCGGTCGAAGGGCTGGAGGCCGCGCTCGACCGCGCCGAGGCCTACCTCGCCTGCGGCGTCGATGCGCTCTTCATCGAGGCGCTGCGCTCGCCCGGGCAGATGGACGCCGCCTGCCGGCGCTTCGGCGACCGCGTGCCGCTGCTCGCCAACATGGTCGAAGGCGGCAAGACACCGATCCAGGATGCCGATGCGCTGCAGGCCCATGGCTTTCGCATCGCGATCTTTCCGGGCGGCACCGCACGCGCCGTGGTCCATACGCTGCAAGGCTACTACGCGAGCCTGCACCGGCACCGCACCACGCAGCCGT from Variovorax sp. V93 includes the following:
- a CDS encoding FAD-dependent oxidoreductase, encoding MTASPSRHIRRAAQVRAEVQVPVAIVGGGACGLTAALMLADAGVDCVVLERDALPSGSTALSSGFIPAPGTRTQRAHGVQDDSAERFAADIQAKAHGRAAPALVEAYAAAIGPALDALQERHGLQWMLLDGFLYPGHSVHRMHALPQKTGASLMATLQAAVEAAGIPVLTQALVDTLVLDDGDRVIGIDCARPGGSRETLGCGALLLACNGFGGNSEMVRTLLPEMAEATFGGHAGNDGSAILWGEALGARLRDLGGYQGHGSWVTPQGALMSWAVMMEGGVQLNREGRRFHDETQGYSEAAVHVLAQPGGIAWNVFDTPLLALARGFPDFCEAEAAGALRRCESVAALADCIGCEPSALQGTLDAMRAGTPPPDGRVFARALEAPYFAVKVTGALFHTQGGLDTAPDMRVLRHDGTPFANLFAAGGAAGGVSGDAVWGYLSGNGLLSAVAGGYIAARTAAALIQSTEASA
- a CDS encoding oxaloacetate decarboxylase; translation: MTNPSFKTRLARNDIVLAPGVYDALSALVAEQAGFEALYLSGASIAYTRLGRSDIGLTTFTEVADTLARITERVNLPVIVDADTGFGNALNTQRTVRGFERAGAAMVQIEDQTFPKRCGHLDGKTVVPEREMVGKLKAALDARTSSDTLILARTDAVAVEGLEAALDRAEAYLACGVDALFIEALRSPGQMDAACRRFGDRVPLLANMVEGGKTPIQDADALQAHGFRIAIFPGGTARAVVHTLQGYYASLHRHRTTQPWRPQMLDFDALNEVIGTPELMRTGQKYD